The following proteins are encoded in a genomic region of Nymphalis io chromosome 8, ilAglIoxx1.1, whole genome shotgun sequence:
- the LOC126770242 gene encoding RWD domain-containing protein 4, whose amino-acid sequence MSDDAEQQAEEIEVLKSIYEGDENFKQVDAKSYQYKYIEGDKSFILEILWGPTYPTEKPSFNLEIFYNQSLLPSVKDKILSIVNAEADQWVGCAMTYTLFECLKEKVSEILAEQTEEAVVARVEKIAITEQTESKKPEKKEQMSKSQKRRAWDRAEIGRAGERPRGWDWVDIVKHLSQAPHQPS is encoded by the exons ATGTCTGATGACGCTGAGCAGCAGGCAGAGGAGATAGAAGTTCTTAAATCTATTTATGAAGGAGATGAAAACTTTAAACAAGTTGATGCTAAATCCTATCAATATAAG TACATAGAGGGAGATAAGTcatttatattagaaatattatggGGACCCACATATCCCACTGAGAAGCCAAGTttcaatttagaaatattttataatcaaagttT ATTACCATCAGTAAAGGATAAAATACTTTCTATTGTGAATGCGGAAGCTGATCAATGGGTGGGATGCGCAATGACATATACCTTGTTTGAATGTCTCAAAGAAAAGGTTTCAGAAATCTTAGCTGAACAAACGGAGGAAGCCGTTGTTGCGAGAGTCGAAAAAATTGCTATTACTGAACAG acTGAATCAAAGAAACCTGAGAAAAAGGAACAGATGAGTAAATCGCAGAAACGTCGAGCGTGGGACCGCGCGGAGATCGGGCGCGCGGGCGAGCGGCCGCGCGGCTGGGACTGGGTCGACATCGTCAAACATCTCTCGCAGGCGCCGCACCAGCCCTCTTGA
- the LOC126770213 gene encoding uncharacterized protein LOC126770213, whose protein sequence is MNIPKCDCKENRPPAVGRSHCACFTNTQKMPAGSFKVPTIPVNRPVLSNNKEQPGKQEVKRKDDKKKQWALTDFDLGRPLGKGKFGNVYLAREKESHYVVALKVLFKSQILDSEIEHQVRREVEIQCRLRHPNILRMYGYFHDEKRIYLILEYAKHGALYKLLKERGRFDEKTAAIYVRDLTKALIYCHTKKVIHRDIKPENLLIGHNFELKIADFGWSVHSPSSRRMTLCGTLDYLSPEMIEGKPHTYAVDIWSLGVLCYELLVGLPPFDAKDSHQTYRKIRYVIIKYPDFVTEKAKDLMGKLLVINPEQRLPLTQVLQHPWIIENAPEGVHPPICNTEQK, encoded by the coding sequence ATGAATATTCCAAAATGTGATTGCAAAGAAAATCGACCTCCAGCAGTAGGACGATCTCATTGTGCGTGTTTTACAAATACTCAAAAAATGCCAGCTGGTAGCTTTAAAGTACCAACAATACCTGTTAACCGTCCGGttcttagtaataataaagaGCAGCCAGGAAAACAAGAAGTAAAGAGAAAGGACGATAAAAAGAAACAATGGGCACTGACTGATTTTGACTTAGGACGCCCGCTCGGAAAAGGTAAATTTGGGAATGTGTACTTAGCGAGAGAAAAGGAATCACATTATGTTGTGGCACTTAAGGTACTTTTTAAAAGTCAGATCCTAGATTCGGAAATAGAACACCAGGTCAGACGAGAAGTTGAAATACAGTGTAGACTAAGGCATCCAAACATTTTACGTATGTATGGTTATTTTCATGacgaaaaaagaatatatttaatattggaaTATGCAAAACACGGTGCGCTTTATAAATTGCTGAAAGAACGCGGGCGTTTCGATGAAAAAACAGCAGCTATTTACGTACGCGACTTAACAAAGGCACTGATCTATTGTCACACAAAGAAAGTTATTCATAGAGATATTAAACCAGAAAATTTGTTGATCGGCCATAACTTTGAATTGAAAATAGCTGATTTTGGTTGGTCTGTTCATTCACCATCTTCAAGGCGTATGACACTATGTGGAACGTTGGATTATTTATCACCTGAGATGATTGAGGGTAAACCTCACACCTACGCAGTTGATATATGGAGTCTTGGAGTTTTATGTTACGAGTTACTTGTAGGCTTACCTCCATTTGATGCGAAGGACTCCCATCAAACATATAGAAAGATAaggtatgtaataattaaatatcctgACTTTGTTACTGAGAAGGCAAAAGACTTAATGGgaaaattattagttataaatcCCGAACAAAGATTACCTTTAACTCAAGTTCTACAGCATCCATGGATTATAGAAAATGCTCCTGAAGGTGTCCATCCGCCTATATGTAATACTGAACAAAAATAA